A genomic segment from Cyanobium sp. NIES-981 encodes:
- a CDS encoding alpha/beta fold hydrolase produces MSVIGLPLSPPMLRRCLPALASLALLLGATPARAIEKVVLQLPLLDFGFTVKLSELENPESLWQGTSDLAELNRATNGVVGRRLREIFDTPLPVETRLVINQAAGTPLLQQILLLVSALGQVEGLPPDLSGNDLTEVLNRASSTGDLSLYTFLRAIPGESVTVDLPRALAALQRMALQQKQARAVIQGQPPVSIDPALSAPGGRPVRRSVVRLATPHRPQPLAVVLVEPERDANGQVVVISHGLWDSPESFEGWANHLASHGYRVALPNHPGSDADQQRAMLSGQTPPPGAEELRLRPLDVSAVIDDLKADRVVVVGHSWGATTALQLAGTQPSSARLLERCADLQDPQRNLSWVLQCSFLTSADRAGLVDSRVVGVLAVSPPMRLLFDYGAAQSMQARALVVTGSRDWVVPPDPEALDIPQTAFSYGHQIVVADGGDHFNLRASAEGQGGPLRGLVLAWTQAVFAAGEAARPSLNAPPLLAPAGWGNTEIPLVAVPVPAAAGPGSRS; encoded by the coding sequence GTGTCCGTGATCGGCCTGCCGCTCTCCCCACCGATGTTGCGCCGCTGTCTTCCCGCCCTGGCTTCCCTTGCGCTGCTGCTGGGAGCCACCCCGGCGCGTGCCATCGAGAAGGTTGTCCTCCAGCTGCCCCTGCTCGATTTCGGTTTCACCGTGAAGCTGAGCGAGCTGGAGAACCCCGAAAGCCTCTGGCAGGGCACCAGCGATCTGGCCGAACTCAACCGCGCCACCAACGGCGTGGTGGGGCGACGCCTGAGGGAGATCTTCGACACCCCCCTGCCGGTGGAGACCCGCCTGGTGATCAACCAGGCTGCTGGTACCCCCCTGCTGCAGCAGATCCTCCTGCTGGTCTCGGCGCTCGGTCAGGTGGAGGGGTTGCCGCCGGATCTCAGCGGCAACGACCTCACCGAGGTGCTCAACCGCGCCAGCAGCACGGGTGATCTCAGCCTCTACACCTTCCTGCGGGCCATTCCCGGCGAGTCGGTCACCGTGGATCTGCCCCGTGCCCTCGCCGCCCTGCAACGCATGGCCCTGCAGCAGAAGCAGGCCAGGGCTGTGATCCAGGGCCAGCCGCCTGTCTCCATCGACCCTGCCCTCAGCGCCCCCGGCGGCAGGCCGGTGCGGCGGAGTGTGGTGCGTCTGGCGACGCCCCACCGCCCCCAGCCGCTGGCGGTGGTGCTCGTGGAGCCGGAGCGCGATGCCAACGGCCAGGTGGTGGTGATCTCCCATGGCCTCTGGGACAGTCCGGAGAGTTTCGAGGGCTGGGCCAACCATCTCGCCAGCCACGGCTACCGCGTGGCGCTGCCCAACCATCCGGGCAGCGACGCCGACCAGCAGCGGGCCATGCTGTCGGGTCAGACGCCCCCTCCCGGAGCCGAGGAGCTGCGGCTCCGGCCCCTGGATGTCTCCGCGGTGATCGACGACCTCAAGGCCGACAGGGTGGTGGTGGTGGGTCACTCCTGGGGGGCCACCACCGCCCTGCAGCTGGCGGGCACCCAGCCGAGCAGCGCGCGGCTGCTGGAGCGCTGCGCCGACCTGCAGGATCCGCAGCGCAACCTCAGCTGGGTGCTGCAGTGCAGTTTCCTCACCTCGGCCGACCGAGCTGGCCTGGTGGATTCCCGCGTGGTGGGCGTGCTGGCCGTCAGTCCGCCGATGCGTCTGCTGTTCGACTACGGCGCCGCTCAGTCGATGCAGGCGCGCGCCCTGGTGGTCACCGGCAGCCGCGACTGGGTGGTGCCGCCGGATCCAGAGGCTCTGGACATTCCCCAGACCGCCTTCAGCTATGGCCATCAGATAGTGGTGGCCGATGGTGGCGACCACTTCAACCTGCGGGCTTCCGCCGAGGGCCAGGGCGGGCCGCTGCGGGGCCTGGTGTTGGCCTGGACCCAGGCTGTCTTCGCTGCCGGTGAGGCCGCCCGGCCCTCGCTCAACGCACCGCCCCTGCTGGCGCCGGCGGGCTGGGGAAACACGGAGATTCCTCTGGTTGCGGTGCCGGTCCCCGCCGCCGCTGGTCCGGGCTCCCGATCCTGA
- a CDS encoding argininosuccinate synthase, with amino-acid sequence MGRAKKAVLAYSGGVDTSVCIPYLMNEWGVEEVITFAADLGQGDELEPIRRKALDAGASQSLVGDLIEPFITEFAFPAIRANALYEGRYPLSTALARPLIARRLVEIAREVGADAVAHGCTGKGNDQVRFDVAIGALAPDLKVLTPAREWGMSREETIAYGERCGIPSPVSKGSPYSIDLNLLGRSIEAGPLEDPSVEPPEEVYAMTRSVQDAPEEPQTITIDFEQGNPVAIDGESLDPVSLIRRANALAGLHGFGRLDMIENRVVGIKSREIYETPGLLLLIRAHQELESLTLAADVVRTKRQLEQQWADLVYQGLWFGPLKDALDGFFDRTQRTVNGSVRLRLHKGNATVVGRQSAANSLYVPDMATYGSDDRFDHRAAEGFIYVWGLPTRLWAASHRSG; translated from the coding sequence ATGGGCCGGGCCAAGAAGGCTGTGCTGGCGTACTCCGGTGGGGTGGACACGAGCGTCTGCATTCCCTATCTGATGAACGAGTGGGGCGTGGAGGAGGTGATCACCTTCGCCGCCGACCTCGGCCAGGGTGACGAGCTCGAGCCCATCCGCCGCAAGGCCCTGGATGCCGGTGCTTCCCAGTCGCTGGTGGGGGATCTGATCGAGCCCTTCATCACGGAGTTCGCCTTCCCCGCCATCCGCGCCAACGCGCTCTACGAGGGGCGTTACCCCCTCTCCACGGCCCTGGCGCGCCCTCTGATCGCCCGGCGCCTGGTGGAGATCGCCCGCGAGGTGGGGGCGGATGCCGTGGCCCATGGCTGCACGGGCAAGGGGAACGACCAGGTGCGCTTCGATGTGGCCATCGGCGCCCTCGCGCCCGACCTCAAGGTGCTCACCCCCGCCCGGGAGTGGGGCATGAGCCGCGAGGAGACGATCGCCTACGGCGAGCGCTGCGGCATTCCTTCCCCGGTGAGCAAGGGCTCGCCCTATTCGATCGATCTCAACCTGCTGGGCCGCTCGATCGAGGCCGGCCCCCTGGAAGATCCGTCGGTGGAGCCGCCCGAGGAGGTCTACGCCATGACCCGCTCGGTGCAGGACGCCCCGGAGGAGCCGCAGACCATCACCATCGACTTCGAGCAGGGCAACCCCGTGGCCATCGATGGCGAGTCGCTCGATCCCGTGAGTCTGATCCGCCGGGCCAATGCGCTGGCGGGGCTGCATGGCTTCGGCCGGCTGGACATGATCGAGAACCGGGTGGTGGGGATCAAGAGCCGGGAGATCTATGAGACCCCCGGGCTGCTGCTGCTGATCCGCGCCCACCAGGAACTGGAGAGCCTCACCCTGGCCGCCGACGTGGTGCGCACCAAGCGCCAGCTCGAGCAGCAGTGGGCCGATCTGGTCTACCAGGGGCTGTGGTTCGGCCCCCTGAAGGACGCCCTGGACGGCTTCTTCGACCGTACCCAGCGCACGGTGAACGGCTCGGTGCGGCTGCGGCTGCACAAGGGAAACGCCACGGTGGTGGGGCGCCAGAGTGCCGCCAACAGCCTCTACGTGCCGGACATGGCCACCTACGGTTCGGATGATCGGTTCGATCACCGGGCCGCCGAGGGTTTCATCTACGTGTGGGGCCTGCCCACGCGTCTCTGGGCAGCGAGCCACCGGAGCGGCTGA
- a CDS encoding shikimate dehydrogenase has translation MALPISASTALLGVLGDPVRHSLSPAMHNAALAALGLDWIYLALPTPAAELAAVVRALEALDCRGLNVTLPHKQAVATLCADLSPLAARVGAVNTLVRRQAGGWLGTNTDVEGFLAPLRQDGHAWQGSRAVVLGCGGSARAVVAGLVDLGCGAIAVVGRQPASLERFVGGCRAWAPQLCTHPWERLGELLPACQLLVNTTPVGMASPADPGAARACPLDAPDLAALPQECWVYDLIYTPRPSRLLRAAEPRGCRTIDGLEMLVQQGAAALRLWSGITDVPVEAMRAAAERQLAAA, from the coding sequence ATGGCCCTGCCGATCTCCGCGTCCACGGCCCTGCTGGGAGTGCTGGGGGATCCGGTGCGGCACTCGCTGTCGCCGGCCATGCACAACGCCGCCCTGGCTGCCCTCGGGCTCGACTGGATCTACCTGGCCCTGCCCACCCCTGCCGCTGAGCTGGCCGCCGTGGTGCGGGCCCTGGAGGCCCTCGACTGCCGCGGCCTCAATGTGACCCTGCCGCACAAGCAGGCGGTGGCGACGCTCTGCGCTGACCTCTCTCCCCTCGCCGCCCGGGTGGGGGCCGTGAACACGCTGGTGCGGCGGCAGGCCGGGGGATGGCTCGGCACCAACACCGACGTGGAGGGCTTCCTGGCGCCCCTGCGGCAGGACGGCCATGCCTGGCAGGGCAGCCGGGCGGTGGTGCTGGGTTGCGGAGGCAGCGCCAGGGCCGTGGTGGCGGGCCTGGTGGACCTGGGCTGCGGGGCGATCGCGGTGGTGGGCCGGCAGCCCGCCAGCCTGGAGCGCTTCGTGGGCGGCTGCCGGGCCTGGGCCCCCCAGCTCTGCACCCATCCCTGGGAGCGGCTGGGCGAGCTGCTGCCCGCGTGCCAGCTGCTGGTGAACACCACGCCCGTGGGGATGGCCTCCCCCGCCGACCCCGGTGCGGCCCGCGCCTGCCCGCTGGACGCCCCCGACCTCGCCGCTCTGCCGCAGGAGTGCTGGGTGTACGACCTCATCTACACCCCGCGGCCCAGCCGGCTGCTGCGGGCGGCGGAGCCCCGGGGCTGCCGCACGATCGACGGGCTCGAGATGCTGGTGCAGCAGGGCGCCGCCGCCCTGCGGCTCTGGAGCGGAATCACAGACGTGCCCGTGGAGGCGATGCGGGCGGCGGCCGAGCGGCAGCTGGCGGCTGCCTAG
- the dnaK gene encoding molecular chaperone DnaK: protein MGKVVGIDLGTTNSCVAVMEGGKPTVIANAEGFRTTPSVVAYTKNQDQLVGQIAKRQAVMNPENTFYSVKRFIGRRVDEVNEESKEVSYGVEKAGSNVKVKCPVLNKQFAPEEVSAQVLRKLAEDAGKYLGETVTQAVITVPAYFNDSQRQATKDAGKIAGLEVLRIINEPTAAALAYGLDKKSNERILVFDLGGGTFDVSVLEVGDGVFEVLSTSGDTHLGGDDFDKVIVDHLADSFKANEGIDLRQDKQALQRLTEAAEKAKIELSSATQSEINLPFITATPEGPKHLDLTLTRAKFEELASKLIDRCRVPVEQALKDAKLSSSELDEVVMVGGSTRIPAVLELVKRITGKDPNQTVNPDEVVAVGAAIQGGVLAGEVKDILLLDVTPLSLGVETLGGVMTKMIPRNTTIPTKKSEVYSTAVDGQTNVEIHVLQGEREMASDNKSLGTFRLDGIPPAPRGVPQIEVTFDIDANGILSVTAKDKGSGKEQSISITGASTLSDNEVDKMVKDAEANAAADKEKRERIDLKNQAETAIYQAEKQLGELGDKVSAEDREKVESSSKALKEAVEKEDFATVKTELEALQKALYAAGAAVYQQAAGAEAAAGAAGGNGASAEAGSGSSSDDVIDAEFTESK from the coding sequence ATGGGAAAGGTCGTCGGTATTGACCTCGGCACCACGAACAGCTGTGTCGCCGTGATGGAGGGCGGCAAGCCCACGGTGATCGCCAACGCGGAAGGGTTCCGCACCACCCCCTCGGTGGTGGCCTACACCAAGAACCAGGACCAGCTGGTGGGCCAGATCGCCAAGCGCCAGGCGGTGATGAACCCCGAGAACACCTTCTATTCGGTGAAACGCTTCATCGGCCGCCGGGTGGACGAGGTGAACGAGGAATCGAAGGAAGTGAGCTACGGCGTGGAGAAGGCCGGCTCCAACGTGAAGGTGAAGTGCCCGGTGCTGAACAAGCAGTTCGCCCCGGAGGAGGTGAGTGCCCAGGTGCTGCGCAAGCTGGCCGAGGACGCCGGCAAGTATCTCGGTGAAACGGTGACCCAGGCGGTGATCACCGTGCCCGCCTACTTCAACGACTCCCAGCGCCAGGCCACCAAGGACGCCGGCAAGATCGCCGGCCTCGAGGTGCTGCGCATCATCAACGAGCCCACCGCGGCCGCCCTGGCCTACGGCCTCGACAAGAAGAGCAACGAGCGCATCCTGGTGTTCGACCTGGGCGGCGGCACCTTCGACGTGTCGGTGCTGGAGGTGGGCGACGGCGTGTTCGAGGTGCTCTCCACCTCCGGTGACACCCACTTGGGCGGCGACGACTTCGACAAGGTGATCGTGGATCACCTGGCCGACAGCTTCAAGGCCAACGAAGGCATCGATCTGCGTCAGGACAAGCAGGCCCTGCAGCGCCTCACCGAGGCGGCCGAGAAGGCCAAGATCGAGCTCTCCAGCGCCACCCAGAGCGAGATCAACCTGCCCTTCATCACGGCCACGCCGGAGGGGCCCAAGCACCTCGACCTCACCCTCACCCGGGCCAAGTTCGAGGAGCTGGCCAGCAAGCTGATCGACCGCTGCCGCGTGCCGGTGGAGCAGGCCCTCAAGGACGCCAAGCTCTCCTCCTCGGAGCTCGATGAGGTGGTGATGGTGGGCGGTTCCACCCGCATCCCGGCGGTGCTGGAGCTGGTGAAGCGCATCACCGGCAAGGACCCCAACCAGACCGTGAACCCCGATGAGGTGGTGGCCGTGGGTGCCGCCATCCAGGGCGGTGTGCTGGCCGGTGAGGTGAAGGACATCCTGCTGCTGGACGTCACCCCCCTCTCGCTGGGTGTGGAGACCCTCGGCGGCGTGATGACCAAGATGATCCCCCGCAACACCACCATCCCCACCAAGAAGTCGGAGGTGTACTCCACCGCGGTGGATGGCCAGACCAACGTGGAGATCCACGTGCTCCAGGGCGAGCGCGAGATGGCCAGCGACAACAAGTCGCTCGGCACCTTCCGCCTCGACGGCATCCCCCCGGCTCCCCGTGGCGTGCCCCAGATCGAGGTGACCTTCGACATCGACGCCAACGGCATCCTGAGCGTGACCGCCAAGGACAAGGGCAGCGGCAAGGAGCAGAGCATCTCGATCACCGGCGCCTCCACCCTCAGCGACAACGAGGTGGACAAGATGGTGAAGGACGCCGAGGCCAATGCCGCGGCCGACAAGGAGAAGCGCGAGCGCATCGACCTCAAGAACCAGGCCGAAACCGCCATCTACCAGGCCGAGAAGCAGCTGGGCGAACTCGGCGACAAGGTGAGCGCCGAGGACAGGGAGAAGGTGGAGAGCTCCAGCAAGGCGCTCAAGGAGGCCGTCGAGAAGGAGGACTTCGCCACGGTGAAGACCGAGCTTGAAGCCCTGCAGAAGGCCCTCTACGCCGCCGGTGCCGCTGTGTACCAGCAGGCCGCCGGTGCCGAGGCCGCCGCGGGCGCGGCGGGTGGCAACGGCGCCAGTGCCGAGGCCGGCAGCGGCTCCTCCAGCGACGACGTCATCGACGCCGAATTCACCGAGAGCAAGTGA
- a CDS encoding DUF3134 family protein, with protein MSTLSPTGISRLDSINPSLTRYGRQEPAPVLPLRDEPDLLSWLESSGRLVADEETASTEVSTVEEEELSALMGEKEDYNQADEQQDEAWED; from the coding sequence ATGAGCACACTCTCCCCCACTGGCATCAGCCGACTCGACAGCATCAACCCCTCCCTCACCCGCTACGGGCGCCAGGAGCCGGCACCGGTGCTCCCCCTGCGGGATGAGCCCGACCTGCTCAGCTGGCTGGAATCCAGCGGGCGCCTGGTGGCCGACGAGGAAACCGCCTCCACCGAGGTGAGCACGGTGGAAGAGGAGGAGCTCTCGGCGCTCATGGGCGAGAAGGAGGACTACAACCAGGCCGATGAGCAGCAGGACGAGGCCTGGGAAGACTGA
- a CDS encoding LCP family protein, which translates to MTQAQPVPPPQDARDSGGWSSLRRSRAGSGRSRAGSRGVTVIGQTSGTLGRRDTAPPQAGDQKKPPNQRQSRGLRLPVVPFSLGIACGFALAGPVPHLLGTSLAGLVQAPKEKLADMVNPFASGQRQVLVLGTDRVADNTDVMFTVQVKNGATHLTQVPRDTFVESERLGVVKANALFAFGGVDAVKEEMGRLLDAPVERYVRINLRAVERLADALGGIEVDVPKRMYYVDNAQGLYIDLYPGPQLLKGETLEGFLRFRHDEMGDLGRMERQKLVLSQVFRKLVSPMMLAELPRLLKIAGEDIQTDLSPIEMGQLLSAMTNTQLSSAQVPGRLFWYNDLSYWMPDSNRHYPATSLETGLDSTAQP; encoded by the coding sequence ATGACCCAGGCCCAACCGGTTCCGCCACCTCAGGACGCACGCGATTCGGGCGGCTGGTCATCCCTGCGCCGCTCCCGGGCGGGCAGCGGCCGGAGCCGGGCGGGCTCCCGGGGGGTGACCGTGATCGGCCAGACCTCCGGGACTCTCGGCCGCAGGGACACGGCCCCGCCGCAGGCCGGGGACCAGAAGAAGCCTCCCAACCAGCGCCAGAGCCGGGGTCTCAGGCTGCCCGTGGTGCCCTTCAGCCTGGGCATCGCCTGCGGTTTCGCCCTGGCCGGGCCGGTTCCCCATCTGCTGGGCACCAGCCTGGCCGGCCTGGTCCAGGCTCCCAAGGAGAAGCTGGCCGACATGGTGAACCCGTTCGCCAGTGGCCAGCGCCAGGTGCTTGTGCTGGGCACCGACCGGGTGGCGGACAACACCGATGTGATGTTCACGGTGCAGGTGAAGAACGGGGCCACCCATCTCACCCAGGTGCCGCGCGACACCTTTGTGGAATCCGAACGGCTGGGGGTGGTGAAGGCCAACGCCCTGTTCGCCTTCGGCGGCGTGGACGCGGTGAAAGAGGAGATGGGCCGGCTGCTGGATGCACCGGTGGAGCGCTACGTGCGCATCAACCTGCGGGCCGTGGAACGGCTGGCCGATGCCCTCGGCGGCATCGAGGTGGATGTGCCCAAACGGATGTACTACGTGGACAACGCCCAGGGGCTCTACATCGATCTCTATCCCGGCCCCCAGCTGCTGAAGGGGGAAACCCTGGAGGGCTTCCTCCGCTTCCGTCACGATGAGATGGGCGACCTGGGCCGGATGGAGCGCCAGAAGCTGGTGCTCTCCCAGGTGTTCCGCAAACTGGTGAGCCCCATGATGCTCGCCGAGCTGCCCCGGTTGCTGAAGATCGCCGGGGAAGACATCCAGACCGATCTCTCCCCCATCGAGATGGGGCAGCTCCTCTCGGCGATGACCAACACCCAGCTCAGTTCCGCCCAGGTGCCGGGCCGGCTCTTCTGGTACAACGATCTGAGCTACTGGATGCCGGACAGCAACCGGCATTACCCGGCCACCAGCCTCGAAACCGGGCTCGACAGCACCGCCCAGCCCTGA
- the rpsF gene encoding 30S ribosomal protein S6 produces the protein MTQPYYETMYILRPDIPEEEVESHITKYRDLVTESGGEVLDCQMRGKRRLAYSIDKHREGIYVQLNHNGDGQQVAPLERAMRLSEDVIRYLTVKQDGPMPAPRAAVGSTSDAAPQPATV, from the coding sequence ATGACGCAGCCTTACTACGAAACGATGTACATCCTTCGTCCGGACATTCCGGAGGAGGAGGTTGAGAGCCACATCACCAAGTACCGCGATCTGGTGACCGAATCCGGTGGCGAGGTGCTCGACTGCCAGATGCGCGGCAAGCGGCGGCTGGCCTACTCGATCGACAAGCATCGGGAGGGGATCTACGTGCAGCTCAACCACAACGGCGACGGCCAGCAGGTGGCACCTCTGGAGCGCGCCATGCGTCTCTCCGAGGACGTGATCCGCTACCTCACGGTCAAGCAGGACGGCCCGATGCCGGCCCCCCGCGCCGCTGTCGGCAGCACGAGCGACGCCGCTCCCCAGCCCGCCACGGTCTGA
- the purT gene encoding formate-dependent phosphoribosylglycinamide formyltransferase, whose protein sequence is MPGSMQRSFPRTVMLLGSGELGKEVAMAAQRLGCRVVAVDRYAGAPAMQVADAAEVVPMTDSEALKAVVRAHRPDLVIPEIEALAVDALAELEREGITVIPTARATAVTMNRDRIRDLAATELGLRTARFAYAESAEELAAAAAALGWPVVVKPVMSSSGKGQSVVQGPEQIGAAWAAAQAGARGSGSRVIVEEFLHFELEITLLTVKQWNGPTLFCPPIGHIQERGDYQCSWQPADLGATELAEAQAIARAVTDNLGGAGLFGVEFFLCRRGNGSGSGSADGSSLEVVFSELSPRPHDTGLVTLVGQNLSEFELHLRAVLDLPIPGIHSVGPAASRVILAEEALESVRFEGVAEALREPDTQVLLFGKPDARPHRRMGVALARGADLAAARSRADHAAAQVRVVAG, encoded by the coding sequence ATGCCCGGCTCGATGCAGCGTTCCTTTCCCCGCACCGTGATGTTGCTGGGCAGCGGCGAGCTCGGCAAGGAAGTGGCGATGGCCGCCCAGCGCCTGGGTTGCCGGGTGGTGGCCGTGGATCGCTACGCCGGTGCGCCGGCCATGCAGGTGGCCGACGCGGCCGAGGTGGTGCCGATGACGGACTCGGAGGCCCTCAAGGCCGTGGTGCGCGCCCACCGGCCCGATCTGGTGATCCCCGAGATCGAGGCCCTGGCGGTGGACGCGCTGGCGGAGCTTGAGCGCGAGGGCATCACCGTGATTCCCACGGCCCGGGCCACGGCCGTGACGATGAACCGGGACCGGATCCGCGACCTGGCCGCCACCGAGCTGGGGCTGCGCACGGCCCGCTTCGCCTATGCGGAGAGTGCCGAGGAGCTGGCCGCCGCCGCTGCGGCGCTGGGCTGGCCGGTGGTGGTGAAACCGGTGATGAGCTCCTCCGGCAAGGGGCAGAGCGTGGTGCAGGGCCCGGAGCAGATCGGGGCGGCCTGGGCCGCGGCCCAGGCCGGTGCCAGGGGCTCCGGCAGCCGGGTCATCGTGGAGGAGTTCCTCCACTTCGAGCTGGAGATCACCCTGCTCACGGTGAAGCAGTGGAACGGCCCCACCCTCTTCTGTCCTCCCATCGGCCACATCCAGGAGCGGGGCGACTACCAGTGCAGCTGGCAACCGGCCGACCTGGGGGCGACCGAACTGGCCGAGGCCCAGGCCATCGCCCGCGCCGTCACCGACAACCTGGGGGGAGCCGGCCTGTTCGGCGTCGAGTTCTTTCTGTGCCGCCGCGGCAACGGAAGCGGCAGCGGCTCCGCCGACGGCTCGAGCCTGGAGGTGGTGTTCTCTGAACTCTCCCCCCGCCCCCACGACACGGGTCTGGTGACGCTGGTGGGTCAGAACCTCAGCGAGTTCGAACTGCATCTGCGCGCGGTGCTGGACCTGCCGATCCCAGGGATCCACAGCGTGGGCCCCGCCGCCAGCCGCGTGATCCTGGCCGAGGAGGCGCTCGAATCCGTGCGCTTCGAAGGGGTGGCGGAGGCCCTGCGTGAACCCGACACCCAGGTGCTGCTGTTCGGCAAGCCGGATGCGCGGCCCCATCGCCGCATGGGGGTGGCGCTGGCTCGGGGAGCCGATCTCGCCGCCGCCCGGAGCCGGGCCGACCATGCCGCTGCCCAGGTGCGGGTAGTGGCCGGCTGA
- a CDS encoding cytochrome B6: MARLIGFRTAGDAADGLLFGWDITTLQNGVLVYLGVSSLAFVVVWVVGYLRSR; this comes from the coding sequence ATGGCCAGGCTGATCGGATTCCGCACCGCCGGTGATGCGGCCGATGGTCTGCTGTTCGGGTGGGACATCACCACCCTGCAGAACGGGGTGCTGGTGTACCTGGGGGTGTCGTCCCTGGCCTTTGTGGTGGTGTGGGTGGTGGGCTACCTGCGCAGCCGCTGA
- a CDS encoding Tic20 family protein: protein MQGAPLWHRLLAALAYLLPWADAVGFGRGLFGLFPVLQWLTLPALPVALLQQAVPFGGFLLFLVLFLAVVRNPRVPYLIRFSVLQAILIDILLVLVSLVFTVLLAPMGGGFALRTLSNTVFLGAMVLVVFGMVQSLRGEEADLPAVSDAVRMQLY, encoded by the coding sequence ATGCAAGGCGCCCCGCTCTGGCATCGACTGCTGGCAGCCCTGGCCTACCTCCTGCCCTGGGCCGATGCGGTGGGCTTCGGCCGGGGGTTGTTCGGCCTCTTCCCGGTGCTGCAGTGGCTCACCCTGCCGGCCCTGCCGGTGGCCCTGCTGCAGCAGGCCGTGCCGTTCGGGGGGTTCCTGCTCTTCCTGGTGCTGTTCCTGGCGGTGGTGCGCAACCCCCGGGTGCCCTACCTGATCCGCTTCAGCGTGCTGCAGGCGATCCTGATCGACATCCTGCTGGTGCTGGTGTCCCTGGTGTTCACCGTGCTGCTGGCCCCGATGGGAGGGGGCTTCGCTCTGCGCACCCTCAGCAACACCGTGTTCCTGGGGGCGATGGTGCTGGTGGTGTTCGGCATGGTGCAGAGCCTGCGGGGCGAGGAGGCCGACCTGCCGGCCGTGTCCGACGCCGTGCGGATGCAGCTCTACTGA
- the mraY gene encoding phospho-N-acetylmuramoyl-pentapeptide-transferase produces MTPTSPTASPRRLWPSNSRLAALLLGAVLVAACAASDRFVANSMLTLPLVASALIAALVTGWGVPRLRQLKLGQVIREDGPQTHLSKGGTPTMGGLLVVPVGVILGGLISPSDPRLLAVAAITLAYMAIGAIDDWRSLTRRTNTGLTPRGKLLLQALAAVLFLAWAHQGQWLGSGEAGSVALPLGWMLPLGLAIWPLGLFVFLAESNATNLTDGLDGLAAGCGAVVFTGLGLQLMLRGHGGDPALAGFCVAMAGCWLGFLAHNRHPARLFMGDTGSLAMGAALTAVALLSNSLWPLLLMGGVFVAESLSVIAQVWVFKATKGEDGQGRRLFRMAPLHHHFELGGLGEEQVVIRFWGASLLLVVAGLLLLP; encoded by the coding sequence TTGACTCCCACCTCTCCCACAGCCTCCCCCCGACGCCTCTGGCCCAGCAACAGCCGCCTGGCGGCGCTGTTGCTGGGCGCTGTGCTGGTGGCGGCCTGCGCGGCCAGTGACCGCTTCGTGGCCAACTCCATGCTCACCCTGCCGCTGGTGGCATCAGCCCTGATCGCGGCCCTGGTGACGGGATGGGGAGTGCCCCGGCTGCGGCAGCTGAAGCTGGGCCAGGTGATCCGGGAGGACGGACCCCAGACACACCTGAGCAAGGGCGGCACACCGACGATGGGGGGGCTGCTGGTGGTGCCGGTGGGGGTGATCCTGGGGGGACTGATCAGCCCTTCGGATCCGCGGCTGCTGGCGGTGGCGGCCATCACCCTCGCCTACATGGCGATCGGCGCCATCGATGACTGGCGCAGCCTCACGCGCCGCACCAACACCGGCCTCACACCCCGGGGCAAGTTGCTGCTGCAGGCGCTCGCGGCCGTGCTGTTCCTGGCCTGGGCCCACCAGGGCCAGTGGCTGGGCAGCGGCGAGGCCGGCAGCGTGGCCCTGCCGCTCGGCTGGATGCTGCCGCTCGGGCTGGCGATCTGGCCCCTGGGACTGTTCGTCTTCCTGGCGGAGAGCAATGCCACCAACCTCACCGATGGCCTCGATGGGCTGGCCGCCGGCTGCGGTGCCGTGGTGTTCACAGGCCTGGGGCTGCAGCTGATGCTGCGCGGCCATGGGGGCGATCCGGCCCTGGCCGGCTTCTGCGTGGCCATGGCCGGCTGCTGGCTGGGGTTCCTGGCCCACAACCGCCACCCGGCACGGCTGTTCATGGGGGATACCGGCTCCCTGGCCATGGGGGCCGCCCTCACCGCCGTGGCCCTGCTCTCGAACAGCCTCTGGCCCCTGCTGCTGATGGGGGGGGTGTTTGTGGCGGAATCGCTCTCGGTGATCGCGCAGGTGTGGGTGTTCAAGGCCACGAAGGGAGAGGACGGCCAGGGCCGCCGCCTGTTCCGGATGGCCCCGCTGCACCATCACTTCGAGCTGGGCGGCCTCGGCGAGGAGCAGGTGGTGATCCGTTTCTGGGGCGCGAGCCTGCTACTGGTGGTGGCGGGGCTGCTGCTGCTGCCCTGA